Proteins from a single region of Chitinophagales bacterium:
- a CDS encoding geranylgeranylglyceryl/heptaprenylglyceryl phosphate synthase produces the protein MNQALYNKIKDRKQRGQKSFAVLIDPDKVNATSIEQLVGLATEARVDYFFVGGSLVISSHLDECIQQIKALCDIPVILFPGSPSQVSRYADALLYLSLISGRNPELLIGQHVISAPFVKKSGLEIMPTGYMVVDGGAPTTVSYISNATPIPADKNEIAMCTAMAGEMLGMKLIYMDAGSGAKRAITESMIEKVAASIDVPLIVGGGITDPEKAYRNCKAGADIIVVGNAIEKDAGLIKEMAAAIHSIPVNA, from the coding sequence ATGAATCAGGCATTGTATAACAAGATCAAAGACAGGAAGCAGCGCGGACAAAAATCCTTTGCCGTACTGATCGACCCCGATAAGGTGAACGCTACCAGCATTGAACAACTGGTGGGTCTGGCCACCGAAGCCCGTGTGGATTATTTCTTTGTCGGCGGAAGCCTGGTGATCTCCAGCCATTTGGATGAATGCATACAACAGATTAAAGCACTCTGCGACATTCCGGTGATTCTCTTTCCAGGTTCACCTTCTCAGGTAAGCAGATATGCAGATGCGCTTTTATACCTCTCCTTGATATCTGGTCGTAATCCGGAATTGCTGATTGGTCAGCATGTAATCAGTGCACCTTTTGTAAAAAAGAGTGGATTAGAAATCATGCCTACCGGTTATATGGTTGTTGATGGTGGTGCACCTACTACTGTTTCATACATTTCTAACGCAACACCTATTCCTGCAGATAAAAATGAGATTGCGATGTGCACAGCCATGGCTGGTGAAATGCTGGGCATGAAGCTGATTTACATGGATGCAGGCAGCGGTGCCAAACGTGCGATTACTGAAAGCATGATTGAAAAAGTTGCTGCAAGTATTGATGTGCCACTCATTGTTGGTGGCGGCATCACTGATCCCGAAAAAGCTTACCGCAATTGCAAAGCAGGAGCCGACATCATCGTCGTTGGCAATGCCATCGAAAAAGATGCCGGCTTAATTAAAGAAATGGCCGCAGCCATTCACAGTATTCCCGTTAATGCTTAA
- a CDS encoding vitamin B12-dependent ribonucleotide reductase produces the protein MANPRANKGLQFSRRFTKDDVSVFDLFDYDYRTSIIRNPSGEVVFEMNNVEVPKQWSQIATDILAQKYFRKAGVPQADGSLGRETSVKQVAHRMANCWRVWGERYGYFASEKDAQIFYDELAYSILNQSCVPNSPQWFNTGLYESYGIAGKPQGHYYVDPVDGELKKSKNAYERPQPHACFILSVDDDLVNDGGIMDLWVREARIFKYGSGVGTNFSRIRGGGEKLSGGGTSSGLMSFLKIGDRAAGAIKSGGTTRRAAKMVCLDLDHPEIMEFIDWKVEEEKKVGALIAAGYPSDYEGEAYLTVSGQNSNNSVRIPNEFFEKLEKGEDWELKARTDGRTMKKVPASKVWEKISYAAWRCADPGTQYDTTINEWHTCPQGGRINASNPCSEYMFLDNTACNLASINLRKFFDEQTNLMDVEGLEYISRLWTVVLEISVLMAQFPSKEVAQLSYDYRTLGLGFANLGTVLMISGIAYDSEEARGIAGAISAIMTGIAYKTSAEMAALHGPFPRYKENKEDMLRVMRNHRAAAYDAEEAYVGLSIKPQGIKAQYCPDYLLKSATKAWDDAVKLGEKYGYRNAQTTVIAPTGTIGLVMDCDTTGVEPDFALVKFKKLSGGGYFKIINGAVPNALKTLGYTQDQINAIEKYAVGAATLEGAPFVNPETLAAKGFTAEEISKLNGAVKSAFEIGFAFNRFTLGEACLERLGFTPDQYNDWSFNLLEALGFSDEEIDAANDYVCGTMTVEGAPFLKEEHLSVFDCANKCGKKGERYIHAHGHIRMMAACQPFLSGAISKTINLPHEASIDEIADSYMLSWQLGLKACALYRDGSKLSQPLSNKSDKKKKKEDAEETAAEATVAEAPSAESNIVDLTKLTVEELLDEVTRRMQASADTTLKRQLSKIVERKSMPAKRRGFTQKAKINGQVIFLRTGEYGDGTLGEIFIDLAKEGSTVRSLMNCFAIAISVGLQYGVPLEEFVEKFVFTRFEPAGMVDHPNIKTTTSLVDFVFRALAYEYLGRTDLVHVLDKPEIGNTGDDDGDITLLGKPELSSVRVTAPVAASTTPAPAAKAQRAAINAENSLDMVNAAAKNMQSDAPACNTCGHITIRSGTCYKCLNCGNSMGCS, from the coding sequence ATGGCTAACCCTCGCGCTAACAAAGGCTTGCAATTTTCTCGCCGCTTTACCAAAGACGATGTATCCGTTTTTGATTTGTTCGACTACGATTATCGTACCAGCATCATCCGCAACCCAAGCGGAGAAGTGGTATTCGAAATGAACAACGTAGAAGTTCCTAAACAATGGAGTCAGATTGCTACTGATATCCTTGCACAAAAATATTTCCGTAAAGCAGGTGTGCCGCAAGCGGATGGTTCACTGGGTCGTGAGACCAGTGTGAAGCAGGTAGCACATCGTATGGCGAACTGCTGGCGTGTATGGGGTGAGCGTTATGGTTATTTTGCTTCTGAAAAAGATGCGCAAATATTCTATGATGAATTAGCCTACAGCATCCTGAACCAAAGCTGCGTGCCTAACAGTCCGCAGTGGTTCAATACCGGCTTGTATGAAAGCTATGGTATTGCGGGTAAGCCTCAGGGTCACTACTATGTAGATCCTGTGGATGGTGAATTGAAAAAATCTAAGAATGCTTATGAGCGTCCTCAGCCTCACGCTTGTTTCATTCTCTCTGTAGACGATGATTTGGTGAATGATGGTGGTATCATGGATCTCTGGGTTCGTGAAGCACGCATCTTCAAATACGGCTCTGGTGTGGGTACCAATTTCAGTCGTATCCGCGGTGGCGGTGAAAAACTGAGCGGTGGTGGTACATCCAGTGGTTTGATGAGCTTCCTGAAGATTGGCGACCGCGCTGCAGGTGCGATCAAGAGTGGTGGTACTACTCGTCGCGCTGCCAAGATGGTTTGTCTGGATCTGGATCACCCAGAGATCATGGAATTCATCGACTGGAAAGTGGAAGAAGAGAAAAAAGTAGGCGCATTGATCGCTGCCGGTTATCCAAGCGATTATGAAGGTGAAGCATATTTAACGGTATCTGGTCAGAACTCAAATAACTCTGTACGTATCCCTAACGAATTCTTCGAGAAACTGGAGAAGGGTGAAGATTGGGAACTGAAAGCACGTACAGATGGTCGTACCATGAAGAAAGTGCCTGCGAGCAAAGTGTGGGAGAAAATCTCTTATGCTGCATGGCGTTGTGCTGATCCTGGTACACAGTATGATACTACTATCAACGAATGGCATACATGTCCACAAGGTGGCCGGATCAATGCGTCTAACCCTTGTTCTGAGTACATGTTCTTAGACAATACCGCTTGTAACCTGGCTTCTATCAACCTGCGTAAGTTCTTCGATGAGCAAACCAACCTGATGGATGTAGAAGGTTTGGAATACATCAGCCGTTTGTGGACTGTGGTATTGGAAATCTCTGTGTTGATGGCGCAGTTCCCATCTAAAGAAGTAGCACAATTGTCTTACGATTACAGAACACTGGGTCTTGGTTTTGCCAACCTGGGTACTGTACTGATGATCAGCGGTATTGCTTATGACAGTGAAGAAGCACGCGGTATTGCGGGTGCGATCTCTGCGATCATGACAGGTATTGCTTATAAGACATCTGCTGAGATGGCTGCCCTGCATGGTCCGTTCCCACGTTACAAAGAGAATAAGGAAGATATGCTGCGTGTAATGCGCAACCACAGAGCGGCTGCTTATGATGCAGAAGAAGCTTATGTAGGTCTGAGCATCAAGCCACAAGGTATTAAAGCACAGTACTGCCCTGACTACCTGCTGAAGAGTGCTACCAAAGCATGGGATGATGCAGTGAAGCTGGGTGAGAAATACGGTTACCGCAACGCACAGACAACCGTAATTGCACCAACCGGTACAATTGGTCTGGTAATGGATTGCGATACAACAGGTGTTGAACCAGATTTCGCACTGGTGAAGTTCAAGAAACTGTCTGGTGGTGGTTATTTCAAAATCATCAACGGTGCTGTACCTAATGCGCTGAAGACATTGGGTTACACACAAGATCAAATCAATGCGATTGAAAAATATGCAGTAGGTGCTGCTACCTTGGAAGGTGCACCATTCGTGAATCCTGAAACACTGGCTGCGAAAGGATTTACTGCAGAAGAAATCAGCAAATTGAACGGTGCTGTAAAGAGCGCATTTGAAATTGGTTTTGCTTTCAACAGATTCACACTTGGTGAAGCTTGTCTGGAAAGACTGGGCTTTACACCTGATCAATACAATGATTGGAGCTTCAACTTGCTGGAAGCTTTAGGTTTCAGCGATGAAGAGATTGATGCTGCTAACGACTACGTGTGCGGTACCATGACTGTAGAAGGTGCACCATTCTTGAAAGAAGAACACCTCTCTGTATTTGATTGTGCCAACAAGTGTGGTAAGAAAGGTGAGCGTTATATCCATGCACATGGCCACATCCGCATGATGGCTGCTTGTCAGCCATTCCTGAGCGGTGCGATTTCTAAGACCATCAACCTGCCTCACGAAGCATCTATTGATGAGATTGCTGATTCTTACATGCTGAGCTGGCAGTTGGGTCTGAAAGCTTGTGCCCTGTATCGTGATGGTTCTAAGTTGAGCCAGCCATTGAGCAACAAGTCAGACAAGAAGAAGAAAAAAGAAGATGCAGAAGAAACTGCTGCTGAAGCAACCGTAGCTGAAGCACCATCTGCAGAAAGCAATATTGTTGACTTAACTAAGTTGACTGTAGAAGAACTGCTGGATGAAGTAACACGCCGTATGCAGGCTTCTGCTGATACTACATTGAAGCGTCAGCTGTCTAAGATCGTTGAGCGCAAGTCAATGCCTGCTAAGCGTCGTGGCTTTACACAGAAAGCCAAGATCAATGGCCAGGTGATCTTCCTCCGCACAGGTGAATATGGTGATGGTACACTCGGTGAAATCTTCATCGATCTGGCCAAAGAAGGTTCTACAGTTCGCAGCTTGATGAACTGCTTCGCTATCGCTATCTCTGTTGGTCTCCAGTATGGTGTACCATTGGAAGAGTTTGTAGAGAAGTTTGTCTTCACCCGCTTTGAACCAGCTGGTATGGTAGACCATCCGAATATCAAGACAACGACTTCACTGGTTGACTTTGTGTTCCGCGCATTGGCTTACGAATACCTCGGCAGAACTGATTTAGTACATGTGTTAGACAAGCCTGAGATTGGTAACACCGGTGATGATGATGGAGACATCACTTTGCTGGGAAAGCCTGAGCTGAGCAGTGTTCGTGTAACAGCACCAGTTGCTGCCAGCACTACACCTGCTCCTGCAGCCA